A stretch of DNA from Longimicrobium sp.:
CCGGAGAGGGCGATCAGCAGCGACAGTGCGCCCTGCAGCAGCACCGCTACCACCGGCGCCTGCGTGCGGGGCGAAACCCACGCGACGGAGCGGAAGAACAGGCGATCCTCGGCCATGGCGAAGTACACGCGCGGCGCCGTCAGCATCCCCTGGCTGAGGAAGCCGAGCGTGGAAATGGCGATGCCCGCCGCGATGATCGTCGCCCCCGTGGGGCCGAACGCCAGGCGCATGACGCTGGAGGCGGGCGCCGTCGTTTCCGCCAGCCCCGCGGCGCCCAGCGCCTGCACGCACGCCAGCGTGACGCCGACGTACAGGGCGATCACCCCCAGCACGCCGATCAGCAGTCCGCGCGCAAGGTCGCGCCGCGGGTTCCGCATCTCGCCCGCGACGAAGCTGGCCGTCTGCCATCCGCCGTACGAGAACATCACCGGCGTCATCGCCGCGCCGAAGGCCAGCAGCACGCTTCCGCCGCCCACGGCCGGGGCGGCCGCGGGGGCCGCATCCACCGGCCCGGTCACGAAGAACAGCCCGGCCGCGACGAGCGCCAGGATCGCGGCGATCTTCAGCACCATCAGCGTGTTCTGCACGGTTCCGCCGGAGCGCACGCCCATGCAGTTCACCGCGGCCAGCAGCGCGATGCCCAGCCCGGCGATCACCGGCTCGCCCAGCGGCACCTGCGTGACCTCGCGAAAGTAGCGCGCGAACGTCACCGCCACGGCCGCCATCCCGCCCGTCTGGATGACCAGCAGCAGCGCCCAGCCGTAGACGAACGCCACGGCCGGGTGGTAGGCGTCTCGCAGGTATGCGTACTGGCCGCCCACGTGCGGGCGCCGCGCGGCCAACTCCGCGTACACGAACGCGCCGGCCAGCGCGATCACCCCGCCCGCGAGCCACGCGCCCACGATGAGCGCCGGCGTGTGCACGTGGCGCGCGACCACGTACGGCGTGACGAAGATGCCGCTGCCCACGATGCCGCCCATCACGATCATGGTGGCGTCGAACAGCCCCAGCCTGCGGGCGAGCTGCACGTGGCCAGGCTGCGGACCCGGGGGCGGAGGGGCAGAGTGGGAGCGGGTCACGGGTGCGCCGGAGGGTGGGATGGACGGGGGCGGTGGGTGCGGAAAGAATCAGGCGCGACGCCGGCTCGGCGCAAGTGCGGCTCCGCCTGGCGCCGGGTCCTTGGACGTTGCGATCGGTGGACGCCGTCCTGGCCAGGTACAGGCCCCCCGCCCCCGTCGCTCGGGATCTCAGCCTTCCGGACGCTGGGCCGCATGCGCGGCGAGCAGCGCGTCGACCTCGGCATAGCCCGAGGGGAACGGGACGCCGGCCGTGGAGCTACCGGCGGCGAGGAGCGCGCGGACGGAGTCGGGCGAGCGCCGGTCGGTCCAGTACGAGTCCGCCGTGGCGCGCACCGCCAGCATGAGCGGGGTGCGGCCCCTGCCATCCGGCACGTCGACGGGCGCGCCGCGATCGATCAGCAGCTGCACGGTCGCGGGATGCGCGCGCCACGCCGCCACGTGCAGCGCCATGCTGCCCGGTGCGACGTCGAAGTAGCCGTCGCCCTGCGGGAATGCGGCCGACACGGGGACGCCCAGGTCCAGAAGGAGCCGGACGCCCTCCAGGTTCCCGTTGCCGGCGAACTCCGCCAGGAGCTGGCCACCCTCCGCCCGTACCTGGGCGACCGCCTGGGGCTCGCTTTCGGAGATGGAGCGTACGGCCGGCTCGTCGTTGCGGGCGCAGGCGGCGATCAGCCGGTCGGCACCGCGCAGATCCATCGCCACACCGCGCCGCTCCAGCAGCTGCAGCACGTCACCCCGCCCGCGGCGCGCTGCCAGGCTGATCGCGGAGCGGCCGTTTACGACGAGCGCGGCGTCGGCGCCGTGGTCCAGCAGCAGCTCGATCGCCGCCAGTGTGTTGTCGCGCGCCAACGCGTGGTGCAGCGGATTCCACCGCCAGGGTCCATTGAGGTCGATGCCCTGCGCCAGAAGCAGCCGCACGCCCTCGAGGTCGTGCAAATCGTGCTTGCGGACGAGCATGATCGACAGGCTTTCCTGCGTGAGCCTTCCCGTGCCCAGCAGCGCCTCCATGGCAGCGTTGTCGTAGCTTTCGGGCGTGTGGTAGACGACCTCTGCGTCGTTCGGATCGGCCCCGCGGCCCAGCAGCAGCCGTGTCAGCTCCGCGTGGTGGGCAATGCCGGCCGCCCCGTAGAGTACGCTTTCCCGCTCCGGCTGCGGCTGGTGACGCGTTTCGTACCATCCCGTGTTCGCGCTGGCGCCGGCGTCGAGCAGCGCCCGCGCCGACTGCACCAGGCCCTCCGAGCGCGCAGGATCCAGCCGCAGGTAGCGCGAGAAGCACAGGTGCGTGAGCGCGTCCCACCCACGCGGTGCCGCCTTTGCCGTGGCGTTCGCGGGATCGAGCGCCAGGAAGCGGCGGACCACCTCTTCATCGCCCAGAATCGCGGCCGTGTGGATGCTGCGCGCCGCGATGGAAGGATGCGCGGCGAGGATCGCGTTTGCATCATCCAGCGTTCCGGAGACGTGTGCGCGGTCCAGCGGCACGCAGGCGGCCTCGATGAAGGCCTCCACCGGATCCACGGACTTGCTCATGGGCCGCCGCAGGTGGGGGTTCGCGCCGGCACCGAGGCAGGCGAGGGTCGGGGGACAGAATCAGCGGGCGAGCGGGCTGCGCGCAAGGGACGGGGCGGCCCGTGCAGGCGCCGGGAATGATGCCGGGCCCATTCCCCACCCCGATGAAGGGCCGTTCCTTGCATGATGGCAGGCGGAACTTCCACCGGCAGCTTGATGAACGCAGCAGACACGGCGGCCCCGCGGCCGAGTGCACACCTCGTATTTCCCGGCTCCAGCGAAATGGCGCGGCTGTGCCGCGCCACCGACTGGGCATCGACCCCGCTGGGACCCGTCGAGCAGTGGCCGCAGAGCCTGCGGACCGCGGTGGGAATGGTCATCGAGCAGGGGATCGCGCAGAGCCTGTGCTGGGGCCCGGAGCTGGTGCAGATCTACAACGACGAGTACCGCGTGATCATGCGCGACAAGCACCCGTCGGGGCTG
This window harbors:
- a CDS encoding APC family permease, with product MQLARRLGLFDATMIVMGGIVGSGIFVTPYVVARHVHTPALIVGAWLAGGVIALAGAFVYAELAARRPHVGGQYAYLRDAYHPAVAFVYGWALLLVIQTGGMAAVAVTFARYFREVTQVPLGEPVIAGLGIALLAAVNCMGVRSGGTVQNTLMVLKIAAILALVAAGLFFVTGPVDAAPAAAPAVGGGSVLLAFGAAMTPVMFSYGGWQTASFVAGEMRNPRRDLARGLLIGVLGVIALYVGVTLACVQALGAAGLAETTAPASSVMRLAFGPTGATIIAAGIAISTLGFLSQGMLTAPRVYFAMAEDRLFFRSVAWVSPRTQAPVVAVLLQGALSLLIALSG
- a CDS encoding ankyrin repeat domain-containing protein translates to MSKSVDPVEAFIEAACVPLDRAHVSGTLDDANAILAAHPSIAARSIHTAAILGDEEVVRRFLALDPANATAKAAPRGWDALTHLCFSRYLRLDPARSEGLVQSARALLDAGASANTGWYETRHQPQPERESVLYGAAGIAHHAELTRLLLGRGADPNDAEVVYHTPESYDNAAMEALLGTGRLTQESLSIMLVRKHDLHDLEGVRLLLAQGIDLNGPWRWNPLHHALARDNTLAAIELLLDHGADAALVVNGRSAISLAARRGRGDVLQLLERRGVAMDLRGADRLIAACARNDEPAVRSISESEPQAVAQVRAEGGQLLAEFAGNGNLEGVRLLLDLGVPVSAAFPQGDGYFDVAPGSMALHVAAWRAHPATVQLLIDRGAPVDVPDGRGRTPLMLAVRATADSYWTDRRSPDSVRALLAAGSSTAGVPFPSGYAEVDALLAAHAAQRPEG